The following are encoded together in the Blautia obeum ATCC 29174 genome:
- a CDS encoding GNAT family N-acetyltransferase — MEKNIKKIEDMSLNAWPSHKMELYDGWILRFSYFYTHRTNSVEQFGNSTLPWREKVAYCEDVYKRLGSPAIFKISPLVSPDFDYTLENRGYEIQHVTEVMTLQLSDARLDAPYSAVTITDEIPDIWITSLFDLKGMTNPIHRAVVPSMYRAIPKETICASIWKEGKIIATGLGILDRDYIGIYAIHVKEKYRGQGFARQICTALLTEGMKKGAENAYLQVVQGNTAAKRLYASLGFTDFYTYWFRVQPKAVTQKGVS, encoded by the coding sequence ATGGAAAAAAACATCAAAAAAATCGAAGATATGTCGCTGAATGCCTGGCCATCTCACAAAATGGAGCTTTACGATGGCTGGATCCTGCGATTTTCTTATTTCTATACACATCGTACCAACAGTGTGGAACAATTTGGAAACTCTACGCTTCCATGGCGTGAAAAGGTTGCCTACTGCGAAGATGTTTACAAACGTCTGGGATCTCCTGCTATCTTTAAGATCAGTCCGCTGGTATCTCCGGATTTTGATTATACTCTCGAAAACCGCGGTTATGAGATCCAGCATGTAACTGAAGTCATGACGCTTCAGCTGAGTGATGCACGTCTGGATGCGCCATATTCTGCCGTAACGATCACGGATGAGATTCCGGATATCTGGATCACAAGTCTTTTTGATCTGAAAGGAATGACAAACCCGATCCACCGGGCCGTTGTTCCTTCTATGTATCGTGCCATTCCCAAAGAAACGATCTGTGCTTCCATCTGGAAAGAGGGGAAGATCATCGCTACAGGACTTGGTATCCTTGACCGTGACTACATCGGAATCTACGCGATCCATGTAAAGGAAAAATATCGCGGACAGGGATTTGCACGCCAGATCTGTACTGCACTTCTCACGGAGGGCATGAAAAAAGGTGCTGAAAATGCCTATCTTCAGGTCGTTCAGGGAAATACCGCTGCCAAACGACTGTATGCATCTCTTGGCTTTACTGATTTTTATACGTATTGGTTCCGTGTGCAGCCTAAAGCTGTAACACAGAAAGGAGTTTCATGA
- a CDS encoding A24 family peptidase, translated as MIGVIGGRILLLTITGVAVLMDLYQMKIKNSWILFSMLIGFVYDLWRGGWNGTAFFISGTGIPLVVLGWLFYFRMLGSGDIKLFCVLGGIMGPVHILWCIWYAFLTGGLLSLAILILCGGFSQRIQYLVKYMKTYIRTGERKAYYRNGTAWENIHFTVPVFMSVMLYAGGMY; from the coding sequence GTGATTGGTGTTATTGGTGGCAGGATACTGCTTCTGACGATCACCGGAGTTGCTGTTTTAATGGATCTGTATCAGATGAAAATAAAAAACAGCTGGATCCTTTTTTCGATGCTGATCGGGTTCGTATATGATCTGTGGCGTGGAGGATGGAATGGAACGGCATTTTTTATTTCAGGTACAGGAATTCCACTGGTGGTTCTCGGATGGCTGTTTTATTTCCGAATGCTTGGTTCGGGAGATATCAAACTTTTTTGTGTACTGGGAGGAATTATGGGACCAGTACATATTCTGTGGTGTATCTGGTATGCATTTCTGACAGGAGGGCTGCTTTCACTGGCCATTCTGATCTTGTGCGGCGGTTTCAGCCAGCGAATCCAATATTTGGTCAAATATATGAAAACGTATATCCGGACAGGCGAACGGAAAGCTTATTACCGAAATGGGACTGCGTGGGAAAATATTCATTTCACGGTTCCTGTCTTTATGAGTGTGATGCTGTATGCAGGAGGTATGTATTGA
- a CDS encoding CpaF family protein, producing MSRETFQSLRMLLMEKLDLARELTDEEILEEIDTLILERMRDSCLSLKEKVQLRQELFHSVRKLDVLQELIEDETVTEIMVNGPDAIFVERAGKLSRWEKTFTSGEKLEDVIQQIVGKCNRVVNESMPIVDARLENGARVNAVVRPVALNGPILTIRRFPDTPITMEKLIALGSLPAECAEFLKTLVRARYSMVIGGGTGSGKTTFLGALSNFIPSDERLITIEDNAELKIQGIENLVRLEAKMANTEGATSVTIRDLIKTALRMRPDRIVVGEVRGGEAVDMLQALNTGHEGSLSTAHANSAEDMLSRLETMTLMGVDLPLEAIRRQIASGVDILIHLGRMRDKSRKVLEITEICGFEDHEIKTRTLYQWQEGKGLVQIASLLNREKLIRAGVTI from the coding sequence ATGAGCAGAGAAACTTTTCAGTCACTGAGAATGCTTCTGATGGAAAAACTGGATCTTGCAAGAGAACTGACCGATGAAGAGATCCTGGAAGAAATTGATACACTGATTCTGGAGAGGATGCGGGATTCCTGCCTTTCTCTGAAGGAAAAAGTACAGCTCCGTCAGGAATTGTTTCATTCTGTAAGAAAACTGGATGTGCTGCAGGAACTGATCGAGGACGAAACGGTGACAGAGATCATGGTGAATGGTCCGGATGCAATATTTGTGGAACGGGCCGGAAAGCTTTCCCGTTGGGAAAAGACCTTTACTTCCGGAGAAAAGCTGGAAGATGTGATCCAGCAGATCGTCGGAAAATGCAACCGGGTGGTCAACGAATCAATGCCTATTGTGGATGCCCGTCTGGAGAACGGAGCCAGAGTGAATGCGGTGGTCCGCCCGGTTGCATTGAATGGTCCGATACTGACGATCCGCCGTTTTCCGGATACACCGATCACCATGGAAAAACTGATCGCGCTTGGAAGTCTGCCTGCGGAATGTGCGGAATTTCTGAAAACACTGGTCAGGGCAAGATATTCCATGGTCATTGGCGGAGGAACAGGAAGTGGAAAAACAACGTTTCTTGGAGCACTGTCCAATTTTATACCCAGTGACGAGAGACTGATCACTATTGAAGACAATGCCGAACTGAAGATTCAGGGTATTGAGAATCTGGTACGGCTGGAGGCAAAGATGGCAAATACAGAAGGTGCAACATCAGTTACGATACGTGATCTGATCAAGACCGCTCTTCGTATGCGACCGGACCGTATTGTTGTGGGTGAAGTTCGCGGAGGCGAGGCGGTAGATATGCTACAGGCACTGAATACCGGTCATGAAGGCAGTTTGAGTACGGCACATGCCAATTCGGCCGAGGATATGCTCTCTCGTCTGGAAACAATGACTTTGATGGGAGTAGATCTTCCGCTGGAAGCGATTCGACGTCAGATTGCCTCAGGAGTGGATATACTGATCCATCTGGGAAGAATGCGGGATAAAAGCCGGAAAGTACTGGAGATAACAGAAATCTGTGGATTCGAAGATCATGAAATAAAAACCCGGACATTATATCAGTGGCAGGAGGGAAAAGGGCTGGTGCAGATTGCGTCCCTTCTGAACCGGGAAAAACTGATACGGGCAGGGGTGACTATATGA
- a CDS encoding type II secretion system F family protein, protein MKQNYAEYHFSKTEILKYLIQSILLCGAMDYLFYQNWWLMLLTVPVTVLFMRLKKKGLIRERKRKLNYQFKDALNALSVAVQAGYSVENAVAACSRDLERLYPKETDIVKEFHYIETQLRVSVPVEELLLSLGDRSGIEDVENFAAVFYTAKRTGGDMNRIIQTSARMLGDKIDVRKEIETTLAAKKAEQMIMSLMPAGIILYLKLTSPGFLSVLYGNLFGMCAMTLCLGIYVLSYWLGRRIVDIEV, encoded by the coding sequence ATGAAACAGAATTATGCGGAATATCATTTTTCAAAAACAGAGATTCTGAAATATCTGATACAGAGCATTCTGCTCTGTGGAGCAATGGATTATCTGTTTTATCAAAACTGGTGGCTGATGCTGCTGACAGTTCCTGTTACTGTCCTGTTTATGAGACTGAAAAAGAAAGGATTGATCAGAGAACGAAAAAGGAAACTGAATTATCAGTTCAAGGATGCACTGAATGCATTAAGCGTAGCTGTACAGGCTGGTTACTCTGTCGAAAATGCAGTGGCAGCATGTTCCAGGGATCTGGAGAGACTGTATCCGAAAGAGACAGATATCGTGAAGGAGTTTCATTACATAGAAACACAGCTCAGAGTCAGTGTTCCGGTTGAGGAACTTTTACTGAGCCTTGGAGACAGGAGTGGTATTGAAGATGTGGAAAATTTTGCTGCAGTATTTTACACCGCCAAGAGAACCGGTGGAGATATGAATCGGATCATACAGACTTCTGCGCGGATGCTTGGAGACAAGATCGATGTCCGTAAAGAAATTGAGACAACGCTGGCGGCGAAGAAAGCAGAACAGATGATCATGAGTCTGATGCCGGCCGGAATCATTCTCTACCTGAAACTGACCTCTCCGGGATTCTTAAGCGTACTGTATGGAAATCTTTTTGGAATGTGTGCGATGACACTTTGTCTAGGGATTTATGTGTTATCTTACTGGCTTGGGCGCAGAATTGTTGATATTGAAGTGTAG